In Nostoc sp. CENA543, a single genomic region encodes these proteins:
- the psaB gene encoding photosystem I core protein PsaB → MATKFPKFSQDLAQDPTTRRIWYAIAMGNDFESHDGMTEENLYQKIFATHFGHLAIIFLWASSLLFHVAWQGNFEQWIKDPLHVRPIAHAIWDPHFGKPAIEAFTQAGASNPVNIAYSGVYHWWYTIGMRTNQELYIGSLGLLLFAALCLFAGWLHLQPKFRPSLAWFKSAESRLNHHLAGLFGVSSLAWAGHLIHVAIPEARGQHVGWDNFLTTAPHPAGLQPFFTGNWSVYAQNPDTAGHVFGTSTGAGTAILTFLGGFHPQTESLWLTDIAHHHLAIAVLFIVAGHMYRTNFGIGHSIKEMMNAKTFFGKPVEGPFNMPHQGIYDTYNNSLHFQLGWHLACLGVVTSWVAQHMYSLPSYAFIAKDYTTQAALYTHHQYIAIFLMVGAFAHGAIFLVRDYDPEQNKGNVLERMLQHKEALISHLSWVSLFLGFHTLGLYVHNDVVVAFGTPEKQILIEPVFAQFIQAAHGKVLYGLDTLLSNPDSVAYTAYPNYANVWLPGWLDAINSGTNSLFLTIGPGDFLVHHAIALGLHTTTLILVKGALDARGSKLMPDKKDFGYAFPCDGPGRGGTCDISAWDSFYLALFWALNTVGWLTFYWHWKHLGIWQGNVAQFNENSTYLMGWFRDYLWANSAQLINGYNPYGVNNLSVWAWMFLFGHLIWATGFMFLISWRGYWQELIETLVWAHERTPIANLVRWKDKPVALSIVQARVVGLAHFTVGYVVTYAAFLIASTAGKFG, encoded by the coding sequence ATGGCAACAAAATTTCCAAAATTTAGCCAGGATCTCGCACAGGACCCAACTACGCGGCGCATATGGTATGCGATCGCGATGGGCAACGATTTTGAAAGCCATGACGGCATGACCGAAGAAAATCTTTACCAAAAGATTTTCGCTACCCACTTCGGACACCTGGCAATCATTTTCCTTTGGGCTTCTAGCCTCCTGTTCCATGTAGCCTGGCAAGGTAACTTTGAACAGTGGATTAAAGATCCTCTACACGTCCGCCCCATCGCCCACGCGATTTGGGACCCCCACTTCGGTAAACCCGCTATTGAAGCATTTACCCAAGCTGGTGCTAGTAACCCTGTAAACATTGCTTACTCTGGTGTTTACCACTGGTGGTACACCATCGGTATGCGGACAAACCAAGAACTGTACATCGGTTCATTAGGTCTGTTATTATTCGCTGCCTTGTGTTTATTTGCTGGCTGGTTGCACTTGCAACCCAAGTTCCGTCCCAGCCTCGCCTGGTTCAAGAGTGCTGAATCTCGCCTCAATCACCACCTCGCTGGTTTGTTTGGCGTTAGCTCTCTGGCTTGGGCAGGTCACTTAATTCACGTTGCTATCCCCGAAGCTCGCGGACAGCACGTAGGTTGGGATAACTTCTTAACCACTGCTCCCCACCCAGCAGGTTTACAACCCTTCTTTACAGGTAACTGGAGCGTTTACGCCCAAAACCCTGATACAGCAGGCCACGTCTTTGGTACATCCACAGGTGCTGGTACAGCGATTCTGACCTTCTTAGGTGGTTTCCATCCTCAGACAGAATCTCTGTGGTTGACCGACATCGCTCATCACCATTTGGCGATCGCTGTTCTGTTTATCGTTGCTGGTCATATGTATCGCACCAACTTCGGTATCGGTCACAGCATCAAAGAAATGATGAATGCCAAAACTTTCTTTGGCAAGCCCGTTGAAGGCCCCTTCAATATGCCCCACCAAGGCATTTATGACACCTACAACAACTCTCTGCACTTCCAATTAGGTTGGCACTTGGCTTGTTTAGGCGTTGTTACCTCCTGGGTGGCACAGCATATGTACTCTCTGCCTTCCTACGCTTTCATCGCTAAGGACTACACTACACAGGCAGCTTTGTACACCCACCACCAATACATCGCGATTTTCTTGATGGTTGGTGCGTTTGCTCACGGTGCGATTTTCTTAGTTCGTGACTACGATCCCGAACAAAACAAAGGCAACGTGCTAGAGCGGATGTTACAGCACAAAGAAGCATTGATTTCTCACTTAAGCTGGGTATCTCTCTTCTTAGGCTTCCACACCCTTGGTTTATACGTTCACAACGACGTAGTAGTTGCTTTCGGTACTCCTGAAAAGCAAATCTTGATTGAACCTGTATTTGCTCAGTTCATTCAAGCTGCTCACGGTAAAGTTCTCTACGGCTTAGACACCTTGTTGTCTAACCCCGATAGTGTTGCTTACACCGCTTACCCCAACTATGCCAACGTTTGGCTACCTGGTTGGTTAGATGCCATTAACTCTGGTACTAACTCCCTGTTCTTAACAATCGGCCCTGGCGACTTCTTGGTACACCATGCGATCGCTCTCGGTCTCCACACCACCACCCTCATCCTAGTCAAAGGTGCTTTGGATGCTCGTGGTTCTAAGCTGATGCCCGATAAAAAGGACTTCGGCTATGCCTTCCCTTGCGACGGCCCCGGTCGTGGCGGTACTTGCGACATCTCCGCTTGGGACTCCTTCTACCTAGCTCTGTTCTGGGCGTTAAACACAGTAGGTTGGTTAACCTTCTACTGGCACTGGAAACACCTGGGTATTTGGCAAGGTAACGTTGCTCAGTTCAACGAAAACTCTACATACTTAATGGGCTGGTTCCGTGATTACCTCTGGGCTAACTCTGCTCAGTTGATCAACGGTTACAACCCCTACGGCGTGAACAACCTGTCTGTCTGGGCTTGGATGTTCCTCTTCGGACACCTAATCTGGGCTACTGGCTTCATGTTCCTCATCTCCTGGAGAGGTTACTGGCAAGAGTTGATCGAAACTCTAGTTTGGGCGCACGAACGTACTCCTATCGCTAACCTCGTTCGCTGGAAAGACAAACCCGTTGCTCTCTCCATCGTTCAAGCTCGTGTAGTTGGTCTAGCACACTTCACTGTCGGCTACGTCGTCACCTATGCAGCTTTCCTCATTGCTTCTACTGCTGGTAAGTTCGGTTGA
- a CDS encoding Imm1 family immunity protein, which produces MFVSKLYTDKWTGNRNEETVIENPNWQQIKTAICELDGKHKTLVSLETDDQSYMMIGGGNDAQYLVTVTLDNEIFYSLLHPIDHEITKSDTSVEKINLYIFYQALIKAKSNNANSANGQRLVVGGQAGNYSEKICVNLPQCLIAAITFAESGELEPLFSWQEDESLVAV; this is translated from the coding sequence ATGTTTGTATCCAAGTTATATACAGATAAATGGACAGGAAACAGAAATGAAGAAACTGTCATTGAAAATCCAAATTGGCAACAAATCAAAACAGCTATTTGTGAATTAGATGGTAAACATAAAACTTTAGTTAGTTTAGAAACTGATGATCAAAGTTACATGATGATTGGTGGAGGTAATGATGCTCAATATCTTGTTACTGTAACTTTAGATAATGAGATTTTTTATTCTCTTTTACATCCGATTGATCATGAAATAACCAAATCAGATACTTCTGTTGAAAAAATTAATTTATATATTTTTTATCAAGCATTAATAAAAGCAAAAAGCAATAACGCTAATTCTGCTAATGGGCAAAGATTAGTTGTAGGTGGACAGGCGGGAAATTATTCTGAGAAAATTTGTGTTAATTTACCTCAATGCTTAATAGCTGCAATAACATTTGCTGAATCAGGTGAACTTGAACCCTTGTTTTCTTGGCAAGAAGATGAATCTTTAGTTGCGGTATAA
- the psaA gene encoding photosystem I core protein PsaA, translating into MTISPPEREEKKARVIVDNDPVPTSLEKWAQPGHFDKSLARGPKTTTWIWNLHALAHDFDTHTSDLEDISRKIFAAHFGHLAVVTIWLSGMIFHGAKFSNYEAWLSDPLGVKPSAQVVWPIVGQDILNGDVGGGFHGIQITSGLFQVWRGWGITNSFQLYCTAIGGLVLAGLFLFAGWFHYHKRAPKLEWFQNVESMLNHHLQVLLGCGSLGWAGHLIHVSAPINKLLDAGVAVKDIPLPHEFILNKDLLIEQFPGFASGLTPFFTLNWGQYADFLTFKGGLNPVTGGLWLTDISHHHLAIAVLFIIAGHQYRTNWGIGHSIKEILENHKGPFTGEGHKGLYENMTTSWHAQLATNLAFLGSLTIIIAHHMYAMPPYPYLATDYATQLCIFTHHIWIGGFLIVGGAAHAAIFMVRDYDPVVNQNNVLDRVIRHRDAIISHLNWVCIFLGFHSFGLYIHNDTMRALGRPQDMFSDTAIQLQPVFAQWVQNLHTLAPGGTAPNALEPVSYAFGGGILAVGGKVAMMPIALGTADFMVHHIHAFTIHVTVLILLKGVLFARSSRLIPDKANLGFRFPCDGPGRGGTCQVSGWDHVFLGLFWMYNSLSIVIFHFSWKMQSDVWGTVDAAGNVSHITGGNFAQSAITINGWLRDFLWAQASQVINSYGSALSAYGLMFLGAHFVWAFSLMFLFSGRGYWQELIESIVWAHNKLKVAPAIQPRALSITQGRAVGVAHYLLGGIATTWAFFHAHILSVG; encoded by the coding sequence ATGACGATTAGTCCTCCGGAGCGAGAGGAAAAAAAAGCAAGAGTGATAGTTGATAACGATCCAGTACCAACCTCATTGGAAAAATGGGCGCAACCTGGACACTTCGACAAATCCTTAGCTAGAGGCCCCAAAACCACCACATGGATTTGGAACCTTCATGCCCTCGCCCACGATTTTGATACACATACAAGCGATTTAGAAGACATTTCCCGCAAGATTTTTGCGGCTCACTTCGGACACCTGGCCGTTGTGACCATTTGGTTAAGCGGGATGATATTCCACGGCGCGAAGTTTTCTAACTACGAAGCCTGGTTGAGCGACCCCTTGGGTGTAAAACCCAGCGCGCAAGTTGTTTGGCCAATTGTGGGACAAGACATCTTAAACGGTGATGTAGGTGGTGGATTCCACGGTATTCAAATCACCTCTGGCTTGTTCCAAGTATGGCGGGGCTGGGGGATCACCAACTCCTTCCAGTTATACTGCACCGCGATCGGTGGCTTAGTGCTAGCAGGTTTGTTCTTGTTTGCTGGTTGGTTCCACTACCACAAACGCGCTCCCAAACTGGAATGGTTCCAGAATGTGGAGTCCATGCTGAACCACCACCTGCAAGTGCTGTTAGGCTGCGGTTCTTTGGGATGGGCTGGTCACTTGATTCACGTCTCCGCCCCAATCAACAAGCTCTTAGATGCAGGTGTGGCTGTTAAAGACATCCCCTTGCCTCATGAGTTCATCCTGAACAAAGACCTGTTGATTGAGCAGTTCCCCGGCTTTGCTAGCGGTTTAACACCTTTCTTCACCTTGAACTGGGGTCAGTACGCTGACTTCTTGACCTTCAAGGGTGGTTTAAACCCTGTTACCGGCGGCTTGTGGTTGACTGACATCTCTCACCACCACCTAGCGATCGCTGTACTCTTCATCATCGCTGGTCATCAATACCGCACTAACTGGGGAATTGGTCACAGCATCAAAGAGATCCTGGAAAACCACAAAGGCCCCTTCACTGGGGAAGGTCACAAGGGTCTTTATGAGAACATGACCACCTCCTGGCACGCTCAATTGGCAACCAACCTAGCTTTCTTAGGTTCTTTGACAATCATCATCGCGCATCATATGTACGCGATGCCCCCCTATCCTTACTTGGCGACTGACTACGCAACTCAGTTGTGTATCTTCACCCACCATATTTGGATCGGCGGATTCTTGATTGTGGGCGGTGCTGCTCACGCTGCCATCTTCATGGTGCGTGATTACGATCCTGTTGTGAACCAAAACAACGTTCTGGATCGGGTGATTCGTCACCGGGATGCAATTATTTCTCACCTGAACTGGGTTTGTATTTTCCTAGGCTTCCACAGCTTTGGTCTATACATCCACAACGACACAATGCGTGCATTGGGTCGTCCCCAAGATATGTTCTCCGACACAGCAATTCAGTTACAACCAGTATTTGCTCAGTGGGTGCAGAACCTGCACACATTAGCACCTGGTGGTACAGCTCCCAACGCTTTAGAACCAGTTAGCTATGCTTTTGGCGGTGGTATTCTGGCTGTCGGTGGCAAGGTCGCAATGATGCCCATCGCTTTGGGTACTGCTGACTTCATGGTTCACCACATCCATGCTTTCACCATCCACGTAACTGTACTGATTCTGCTCAAGGGCGTACTGTTTGCTCGCAGTTCTCGCTTGATCCCCGATAAAGCCAACTTAGGCTTCCGCTTCCCTTGCGACGGCCCTGGCCGTGGCGGTACCTGCCAAGTTTCCGGTTGGGATCATGTGTTCCTCGGACTGTTCTGGATGTACAATTCCTTGTCAATTGTAATTTTCCACTTCAGCTGGAAAATGCAATCTGATGTTTGGGGAACAGTAGACGCAGCTGGTAATGTGTCTCATATTACTGGTGGTAACTTTGCCCAAAGTGCCATCACCATCAACGGCTGGTTGCGTGACTTCTTGTGGGCGCAAGCTTCACAAGTAATCAACTCCTACGGTAGTGCTTTGTCTGCTTACGGACTCATGTTCCTGGGCGCACACTTCGTTTGGGCATTCAGCTTAATGTTCCTGTTCAGTGGTCGTGGCTACTGGCAAGAGCTAATTGAGTCCATCGTTTGGGCGCATAATAAACTGAAGGTAGCTCCAGCAATCCAACCCCGCGCTTTGAGCATCACTCAAGGTCGTGCAGTTGGTGTAGCTCACTACCTCCTGGGAGGGATTGCCACAACCTGGGCATTCTTCCACGCACACATTCTTTCAGTAGGATAG
- a CDS encoding glutaminase — translation MNKFEKLNTDDLRGWVELAKTQTHLGKVCDRIPQLAKADPRWFAVHICCESTPSYSVGDTACVFPLMSVIKPFSLLYLLEQFGAEQVLQWVGVEPSDAPFNSLEQLVADGGKPRNPMINSGAITLADKLPGRDISDRTQSFCQWLNQSAGCQLQLDEVILASVRSSRSPANQAIANHLFQTGNITNPDIALDIYEQICCFSGTVQDLSLLGKLLACQHEKIPSQHRQIVNGVMLTCGLYEASPLLAIKIGLPMKSGIGGGLLAILPGEGAIACYNPVLDRIGNPIAAIAFVELLAQKLELSIFH, via the coding sequence GTGAACAAATTTGAGAAATTAAATACCGACGATTTACGTGGTTGGGTGGAATTAGCGAAAACTCAAACGCATTTGGGGAAAGTTTGCGATCGCATTCCACAATTAGCTAAGGCTGATCCCCGTTGGTTTGCAGTCCACATTTGCTGTGAATCAACACCAAGTTACAGTGTTGGAGATACGGCTTGTGTATTTCCACTGATGAGTGTTATCAAGCCTTTCTCTCTACTCTATCTGCTAGAACAATTTGGTGCAGAACAAGTGCTGCAATGGGTGGGTGTTGAACCCTCAGATGCACCTTTCAATTCTTTAGAACAGTTGGTGGCTGATGGTGGTAAACCCCGCAACCCCATGATTAATAGTGGGGCGATTACTTTGGCTGATAAGTTACCTGGAAGGGATATTAGCGATCGCACTCAATCTTTTTGTCAATGGTTAAATCAATCGGCTGGCTGTCAACTCCAACTAGATGAAGTCATACTGGCTTCAGTTAGGTCGTCTCGTTCTCCAGCAAATCAGGCGATCGCTAATCATTTATTCCAGACAGGAAATATTACAAATCCCGACATTGCTCTTGACATATACGAACAAATATGCTGTTTTTCGGGAACTGTCCAAGATTTAAGCCTACTCGGAAAACTCTTAGCTTGTCAGCACGAGAAGATACCATCTCAGCACCGTCAGATAGTCAATGGTGTGATGTTAACCTGCGGTTTATACGAAGCTTCACCGTTATTAGCGATCAAAATTGGACTACCGATGAAGTCGGGGATCGGTGGTGGGTTATTAGCGATATTACCAGGGGAAGGAGCGATCGCTTGTTACAATCCGGTTTTAGATCGTATCGGTAATCCCATAGCAGCGATCGCGTTTGTAGAACTGTTAGCCCAAAAGCTAGAGTTGAGTATTTTTCATTGA
- a CDS encoding thioredoxin-like domain-containing protein — translation MISRVRSPELPQNFTWFNTEQPILLKKLRGRVVILDFWTYCCINCLHVLPDLKYLEQKYQNSLTVIGVHSAKFDNEQETENIRQAILRYDIEHPVIVDKNFRVWQEYTVRAWPTFIVIDPDGYVITTISGEGNRDTLDQLIAKLIQEHQHKGTLNFQELRLTLEKQRQPLITPLAFPGKVLATPAALFITDSGHHRIVMSSVDGEIIHVIGNGKAGLTDGDFSTAQFSAPQGITFDVTNEILYVADTENHAIRRVDLQHQLVETIAGTGEQSRNIYPHGGVSLETPLNSPWDIVKVGNNLFIAMAGSHQIWCMNLDTRMISTYAGTGAEGCFDGSLTESAFAQPSGITTNGQELFIADSETSSIRGVGLIAPYQVRTICGSGDLFGFGDADGQGEDVRLQHCLGIEYANNFLWVADTYNHKIKLVSPSTGNCQTVLGDGSVGLQNGQGKSTRFFEPSGLSVMGSHLYICDTNNHAVRRVDLNTLEVMTLEFLGLCTPDVCIPNKF, via the coding sequence ATGATTTCTCGTGTCAGATCCCCAGAACTACCGCAAAATTTTACTTGGTTTAACACTGAGCAACCAATATTACTCAAAAAACTTAGGGGTAGAGTAGTCATTTTAGATTTTTGGACATACTGCTGTATCAATTGTCTTCATGTTTTACCAGACCTCAAGTATCTAGAGCAGAAATATCAAAACAGTCTGACAGTCATCGGTGTTCACTCTGCAAAATTTGACAACGAACAAGAAACCGAAAACATCCGCCAAGCCATCCTGCGTTACGACATCGAACATCCGGTGATAGTAGACAAGAATTTTCGTGTTTGGCAAGAATATACAGTACGTGCTTGGCCTACATTCATCGTCATTGACCCAGATGGTTACGTAATTACTACTATTTCTGGTGAAGGTAATCGTGATACTTTAGACCAACTGATTGCAAAGTTGATTCAAGAACATCAACACAAAGGTACACTTAACTTTCAAGAACTCAGGCTGACTTTAGAAAAACAGCGACAACCATTAATCACACCTCTGGCGTTTCCAGGTAAAGTCTTGGCTACCCCAGCAGCGTTGTTTATCACTGACTCTGGACACCATCGGATCGTGATGAGTTCTGTAGATGGCGAAATTATTCATGTAATTGGTAATGGTAAAGCTGGTTTGACAGATGGTGATTTTTCAACAGCACAGTTTTCTGCACCCCAAGGAATAACATTTGATGTCACCAATGAAATTTTGTATGTTGCTGATACCGAGAATCATGCAATACGTCGAGTTGATCTGCAACATCAACTAGTAGAAACCATCGCCGGGACTGGTGAACAAAGCCGTAATATTTACCCTCATGGGGGTGTTAGCTTAGAAACTCCCCTCAATTCTCCTTGGGATATAGTGAAAGTTGGAAATAATTTATTCATTGCAATGGCGGGTTCACATCAAATTTGGTGTATGAACTTAGACACTAGGATGATTTCCACCTATGCGGGTACAGGTGCAGAAGGTTGTTTTGATGGTTCACTAACTGAATCTGCTTTTGCTCAACCTAGCGGAATTACCACCAACGGACAAGAGTTATTTATTGCTGACAGCGAAACTAGTTCAATTCGTGGTGTGGGATTAATAGCACCCTACCAAGTCAGAACTATCTGTGGAAGTGGAGATTTATTTGGGTTTGGTGATGCTGATGGACAAGGCGAGGATGTCAGGTTACAGCACTGTTTAGGAATCGAATACGCCAATAATTTTTTATGGGTAGCAGATACCTACAACCACAAAATTAAATTAGTCAGTCCCAGCACAGGGAATTGTCAAACAGTTTTGGGGGATGGTTCTGTGGGTTTACAAAACGGACAGGGTAAAAGTACCCGCTTTTTTGAACCTTCAGGATTGAGTGTTATGGGTTCACATCTATATATATGTGACACCAACAACCATGCTGTTCGTCGCGTAGACTTAAATACGCTAGAGGTGATGACTCTAGAATTTCTTGGTTTGTGTACGCCTGACGTTTGTATTCCGAATAAGTTTTAA
- a CDS encoding deaminase → MDSVFDDLAEYRQHLGLPPADSETDGSTIAKIEIDDKTFFGVNSSSNPYRRQITLKVNPISRTHAEADAFQQVLDAGIKAAKARLTVDRDLCRACGLQGGVNSMAYQLGIEELEIITPSESKTMKVTAPKTRRT, encoded by the coding sequence ATGGACAGTGTTTTTGATGACTTGGCTGAATATAGACAGCATCTGGGTTTACCTCCTGCTGATAGTGAAACTGACGGCTCAACAATTGCTAAAATAGAAATAGATGATAAAACTTTTTTTGGTGTAAATTCTAGTAGTAATCCTTATCGTCGGCAAATAACTCTGAAGGTTAATCCTATTTCTAGAACTCATGCAGAAGCTGATGCTTTTCAGCAAGTATTAGATGCAGGTATTAAAGCAGCCAAAGCGCGTTTGACTGTAGATAGAGATTTATGCCGTGCTTGTGGTTTACAAGGTGGTGTTAATTCTATGGCTTATCAATTAGGTATAGAAGAATTAGAAATTATTACTCCCAGTGAAAGTAAAACCATGAAAGTTACCGCTCCAAAGACAAGGAGAACATAA
- a CDS encoding UPF0175 family protein, producing MRTVPIQLPETVFSALRINPEEFIQEMRIAAAVKWYELGEISQAKAAEIAGLKRAEFIQALSRYQVDFMQYK from the coding sequence ATGCGAACAGTCCCAATCCAATTACCCGAAACAGTCTTTTCGGCACTTCGCATAAATCCTGAAGAGTTTATCCAAGAAATGCGAATCGCCGCAGCAGTTAAATGGTATGAATTAGGGGAAATCTCACAAGCTAAAGCCGCAGAAATAGCGGGACTAAAGCGTGCTGAGTTTATTCAGGCATTATCACGCTACCAGGTTGATTTTATGCAATATAAGTAG
- a CDS encoding type II toxin-antitoxin system PemK/MazF family toxin, with amino-acid sequence MSLQKGDIVLVPFPFTDLTGTKLRPGLILWVDNLGNDITVCFISSQNATNLTPEEFVLDPSDAEFATTGLKAISKVRVSKLVTLELRFITRRIGKLGANQIQQLNLTMLQAFQLTS; translated from the coding sequence ATGTCTCTCCAAAAAGGAGACATAGTCTTAGTTCCATTCCCGTTTACAGATTTGACTGGAACAAAGTTGCGTCCTGGGTTAATTTTATGGGTTGATAATCTAGGAAATGATATAACTGTATGTTTTATTTCTTCTCAGAATGCCACTAATTTAACACCAGAAGAATTCGTTTTAGATCCATCAGATGCAGAGTTTGCGACAACTGGATTAAAGGCTATTTCTAAAGTTAGAGTTAGTAAACTTGTTACTCTTGAGCTTAGATTCATTACCAGACGGATAGGTAAACTAGGAGCTAATCAAATTCAGCAGTTAAATTTAACTATGCTGCAAGCATTTCAATTGACATCATAG
- a CDS encoding Uma2 family endonuclease, producing the protein MTAIITPNYQITWEKLPEDYKLPDEPVDNINQPFLAAALTQSLELAGKLPPNALTTTNYGICATLNGKTVVKAPDWAYIPNITVSREEVTRSYTPQLEGDIPVIVIEFLSDTDGSEYSSKPTYPPGKWFFYECVLKVPSYAIFEPNTGELEVYRLDQKTGRYSLQTPNENQHYWIAEMNLYLGVWQGTRENRTGNWLRWWDESGQLLLWGSELVEKERQRAERLAAQLRAAGIEPED; encoded by the coding sequence ATGACAGCCATCATCACCCCTAACTACCAAATCACTTGGGAAAAGCTACCCGAAGATTACAAGCTACCAGATGAACCAGTGGACAACATCAACCAACCATTTCTCGCCGCCGCACTCACCCAAAGCTTAGAATTGGCGGGGAAACTGCCACCTAACGCCCTAACAACGACAAATTACGGCATTTGTGCCACATTAAATGGTAAAACTGTCGTTAAAGCCCCAGATTGGGCATATATTCCCAACATCACAGTTAGTAGAGAAGAAGTAACCCGCAGTTACACTCCTCAACTAGAGGGAGACATCCCTGTCATTGTCATCGAATTTTTATCTGATACCGATGGCAGTGAATATTCTAGTAAACCGACTTACCCCCCTGGTAAATGGTTTTTTTATGAATGTGTCTTAAAAGTACCGAGTTACGCCATCTTTGAACCCAACACAGGAGAGTTAGAAGTATATCGCCTAGATCAGAAGACAGGTAGATATAGCCTACAAACCCCCAACGAAAACCAACATTATTGGATAGCCGAGATGAATCTTTACCTCGGCGTATGGCAAGGTACGCGTGAAAACCGCACAGGTAATTGGTTACGCTGGTGGGATGAAAGTGGACAATTACTGTTATGGGGTTCGGAGTTAGTGGAAAAAGAACGCCAACGCGCCGAAAGACTAGCTGCACAACTACGCGCAGCCGGAATTGAGCCGGAAGATTAG
- a CDS encoding DUF433 domain-containing protein — MTSWQEHISINPQTCHGKPHITGTQVMVSVILDNIAEGLTFEEIVKDYPPLTLQDVQAAIAYAAQLTRKQELQISNQAEIESTFMTLTQQWREENRGVSSTNQMSMHPAYQQIIGMGEPVIPLLLRELEKKSGRWFWALKSIARVDPVPSQYRGNTKEMTKAWLEWGRQRGYQW, encoded by the coding sequence ATGACTAGCTGGCAAGAACACATTAGTATCAATCCTCAAACCTGTCATGGCAAACCGCATATTACAGGTACACAAGTGATGGTTTCAGTTATCCTTGATAACATCGCTGAAGGATTGACATTTGAGGAAATAGTCAAAGATTACCCACCACTGACATTACAAGATGTTCAAGCTGCTATTGCCTATGCAGCACAACTGACTAGAAAACAGGAACTGCAAATTTCTAATCAAGCTGAAATAGAATCAACTTTCATGACACTAACCCAGCAATGGCGTGAGGAAAATCGTGGTGTCTCATCTACTAATCAAATGTCAATGCACCCTGCATATCAACAGATTATAGGAATGGGTGAACCTGTCATACCTTTGCTACTCAGAGAACTGGAAAAGAAATCAGGGCGTTGGTTTTGGGCATTAAAATCTATTGCAAGAGTTGATCCTGTCCCTTCGCAGTATAGAGGAAATACAAAAGAAATGACTAAAGCTTGGCTAGAATGGGGTAGACAAAGAGGTTATCAGTGGTAG